Within Porites lutea chromosome 2, jaPorLute2.1, whole genome shotgun sequence, the genomic segment accaagaGAGTCCTCGCTCGTTTTTTTCCAGACTTCGCACGGACAACGGAGCAAGAGAGAGCGCCTAGGGACTAGGGTAGCTAATACGTAGAAACGAACTTCATGTAGTTTATTTACGCCAGAGGTGAAAATAAGAGTGGCGTGtttaggatttgtatgggaatttaaCGCAAGGTGGATAAAGCAGTAAATTATGCTCATAGGAGCTACTAAAGTGTACATAATTTTAGCAAGTATTGGTATTCTGGTTTCAAACCTAACAACGAATGAAGTATGCGCACTTTTTGGCTGTTTATTGCGTTTAATGgctgtggttttttttttaacttatgtGCCATAAATTCTCAAGGAGGATCCTGTTCCGAGCCAAGTCTACCTGCGTTTAGGGGCTGTCGCATAGAACGGTTACACCCAGAACTTAATGCTAAAAACattataaacaacaacaacgttaCATACATGAATACATGAATagtatgaaattaaaaataaactacaaaGCTAATCTGGTTGGGTGACCATCGTTTATTATTGATCATTAAAAGAAGGATAAACCCAGAGAGGTGTCCTAGATAGTTTACTTCAGCTTTAAAAATCAAGTATATCACGGAGCAAATTCGTCGCTAAAACACACATACGTAAATATAAGGAGAAAACCAGAAAGTAACATAAAATCTCTCCAACATTAGTCAAGATCCATAGCGAGCAGGAGCTGATTAGTTATCGGCTCCTGTAACCACTAATAAcatgcaaagttaatttttaataatttggaTGTTAATTTTGGATGCTAACCGCcacccggttagctcagttggaagagcgccggtctgctgagcgggaggtcgtgaGTTCAAACCCCGGGCGGACCATCAACCAAGGTCTTTAAAAGAACCGGTGAGATCATACTAGCTGAGAAACCCCTTTCTCAGTTCAGATGATCGCGTCATTGGGCGGTGACGTTAAGCCGttggccttgtctccttcatccttGTATTTCAGTTGGaaggggacgtaaaagaacccgtGACATTGTTCGAAAAGAGTGGGGGAAGTAGGCCCCGATGTCATGATCTAATTGATTTGTGCCGTCATCGGTCTGGGTGGACGAGGTGTGATCAAAATATGGACTGAAGTGGCAGCAGGGGTGCGCCTTTACATGCTGACGTCCGATCTCACCTCTCTGGTTAATTCCTCCGCAATTGACTGCAAGTGAGGAAAGCTGGCaccgtttattttatttatttttttattttttagattcTGGAATCCTTCACCAATATCATTCCATAATTTAGGTTCATCATATCAAACATTAAATTTGccacaatttgtttttatttttggaagaTAAAAGGTAGATCTACTGTTAGTCGCAAAGCGAATGGGTGCCATGTTTTTATAGGAAAAAAAGCGAATAAAATTCGCAGATTGCAATTATCAAATTGATACATGAAAACACTTTAAAGCTTGGCGTCATCCTGAAGTTTTAGAGAGTAAAACTGAGCAAACAATGGACTAGTTGTGCATCATAAGTAGGCTGAGTCGTTTACCCACGTCAAGAATAGCAGAGGTCCCAAGACTGTTCCCTGAGGAACCCACTTAAGGAACCGGAGGAGGCCTTGGAGCCTTTGatgcccgtttctcgaaagtagAGATAATTGGCGGGCCACGAATGCtcttgttgtttacattcaaggTCGAGATGTCAATGGTTGGtctatttatgacaaacaaatttgaaagcaaatgtctacagaaattctacgtttcaagtaaatggGAAAAAGAATGCTACaagaagacgacgtcttacctcgagcatccgagccgccatttttgtcagcactttatgcgaagaacgacacaacaaacccttttgactataaacttggcgagtcaacagaacaAAGCtcacttttcttctcaggtaaggaaacaattcaaacttttaacggttccatttaagccattacgctgttgttagcgaagtgataaacttgtggattgccatgtttgaaaattctgcaaagatctatttttaaacttttccgtgatttgatccgtcaatcaaatcgtactttttaatggtttcctctctgattttgttgagatcacttcttGTCTATATACTAAACAatcattcttttcaatctcggtgaatattggctttaggaatatttacctcgatttcgaagaataattgttaaatatacgtGACGTTAACGTTGTGGAGACCGAGTCTGTGTAGTCAGGCAACCCAAGCATGACAAGAAGTATAATTTAGGTGAATGTCTAAAAGTGTTATTAGGATTGACAAAATTTGATATTTGATACCACAGAAAGAATTAAAGTTTCTGGTATAGTCAAAACCTGTTTCTTATTCTTGAGGAACGACTAAGATCGAAATGCCTTATACTCAGGGCGTGTCGCTCACTATGCGCAAAGGATGACGGGACTCGCCTGTCTTTTCTCCCCTTCCCATTCCTCCCGCTTCGCTTGTTTCACTCGTCTGCCTCATTTCAGGCATGTCTGGAAGTCTCATTTATAAGCTAGAACTCTACCGCAAGAAGCCTCTTTTTTTAAAGTCTGTTTATGTCATCTTTGATATAAACTATTCGTtattaacatttaaaaaataatattttactttctcttttttgggTGAATAGCCCCTGATATGCAAATTACTTGTGTTCTATTCTCTTGCATTTGACTCATATATTATTGTATCACTGCATAATTTGTTGACAACAGTGATAGTCTGGTGCATTCAGGCGCCTCTTACACTCTAAAAAAGCAAGACGGCGGCTGTTTTAATGCTACTTGGAACTTGAGATAAACGATGTTATCTTTGCAGTAACTGCCGTGACATATATCTTCTTGAAGTACAAATCTTCGAGCGCCCTTTCCCAGCTGCCGGTCGGCAGAGGGCCGTGAAATGCACTGAGGCTCAAAGTGGGCAGAGATGTCTTTTCGGTCTTTGTGTTCTCCTCGCTGGTCAAGCAGAGTGAAAGTATATCGCGGATAAATTGGCCACTTATGAATGGAGTCGTATTCGCCAACTTGCACCTAACACAGACAAAATGCAAacgttttaaaaatgtttaactGCTTGTGCGCTCCTGTATGACCTATAGAATAATTGTAAAATCAACTTATGCGTGAGATTCACGCCAGGGAATCAGAGTTTCATCACAGTCATACAGGACAATTTCTTACGCCCGACTCATAAAACAGGATCTATCATTCATGATGAACTATAGACCCTGTTTTATGACTGGACGGGCGTAAGAAATTATTCAGAAATGGAagtttttaaacagaaaaacaacgCAACCAAAGAATGATTATTTTTGCTGTTAATATATATGTTCGGGAAAAATATCGCGCAGTTGACTTTAAGGAAAGTTGACAGGATATACCACACGTTCAATTAGGTGTTTGGTAACTGTTGTGTGGGCTGCctcaaatgcaaaaataaatccATTAACAGTTTTCCGgtaataacattaaaaatgccCTCTCTGATAGTCAAACATACACTTGATGACTGGTTCCGAGAAGGGTGCGAATTAAGGGGACAGTCTGGTTGTTTTTTAAGCCGGTTAATGATGTTGATTAtgggaaggaaataaataaGGGCAGAAGAGGTATATACATAAAACAGTTTGTCCGCTATGAGCTCAGAGGCACCTGTTTGTGGCGGTGGACTTTGTGGTTTTTgtccattattttaaaaatccCCTAATAACTttcgaaaaatcatccaaaaattctCATAAAACCCAGAAATCTAACCTAATGGAGTCATTTTTTGATTGAATAAAATCTTGGCTAGATAGTTAAGAAGAAGTGCAGAAATGAactaaaaacaatgcttttaaccAAACTACCCCCTCACACTGTGAGATTCCACGGTAACATGTACAAGATTAACCGCGGGCTTGGGTAAATGAGGAATGTTACGATCAATCTAACTATGATGAGCCACAGGAACGTATACCTTCAGGTTTTACGTTGAAATGAAACCCTAGTGAACTGAATCCTCTTATGGAACACTTcaaatgttttcagtttttaccATCAAAACGGGACGATATTGGTTAACTTACCTGAAGTCCCACGGATATGTACCTTCCTCTTCTAGGAAGCCGTTGCATCACGTCGGGCGCAGAATCGAAACTTGGTTAAATTGCATGGGTCGAGCCGGATGCCCTTTTCTTTCCAAACTTTGCTCGGCGCAGTTCCTCTGGTAGCCTTGCAAACGTGAAGCACGAAATCACGAGGCTCAAGTAGAGTTTTTATTGCATGGTTGACATCTTAAAGCGGGTTAGAGGGATTACAGTCAGGCAGGAGTAGCCAGCTTGAATTTAACTTACATGAGAAGAAGCAATTACTTGTTGTCTGACAAAGATAAATGATAGTTTCAGCAAATCATAACCTATAAGATTACAGATGCTACCTAGCGCACTCTGATTCATCAAATTGTTGCTAgcatatattttaaaatgattCAAATAACTGGGTCTAAACTCCGCTTGCCCATGAGGATATTAAATATAAAGCGATAGATGTGACGGCACTCGACTGTCTACAAATTAAAGAATAGAGCCTAAATGACTCGCACTATTGGAGGCTGTATGTAGACAATCGAAACACGTCCGGTAATGGGAAAATCGATAACAATTGAAAGTGCAGGGTTAACGTTAACTATCATGCTTGGATcattgatttttgttttgtccttcTGCACAATAACAGATAGCTCAACAGTCAAGTCAATTAACTCATTTTGATGATTATTGGAAGAAAAAGAGATATCTAGTATGCATTGTGCCAGCTAAGAATTACAGTTGGAGTAAAACCCACCCAAGTACGAAAAACGTCATCACAAATAAACCAGTTTTTCCTTAACATTTGCCAAATCATTTCCCAAATAAAGACGTTTCGAAGCAACAGATCTAGATGTCACCGTGACTTGAACCAAACTTAAAATTCCAGACACATTTCAGAAATCTTTTTTGGAAAGAGTAAAGGTTATATTTTGATCCTTTCGTTCTAGAATGATCTTTCCGGCTTATCTAGTGTTTAGCTAATGACCCTCTTTGCGCCTTTATATTCCCTGCAGCCCACCCTTGCAGTGCTTCAACAAggaaacaactttattgacttcaaTTGGACTTGTTATTGAGGCTTTCCAGTCAGCTTTGAGGCAAGTCCAGTAGTAACAGTCTTTTGGTACACAAAAGCGCGTTCACCTCTTTGTCATTATGCGACAGACAAATTGCTGCTTTTGACCTTCTTGTGAAAAAGCGCGTGGCAAAGAGTTTATCGTAGAGACCCAAATTGGGTGAAGGACCACCTTTTATCACCATTGtttttaagaaaggaaaaaaattcattcaagCTAGCTTTCAATTGAATCGACagatgtttttaaattcatagtCTGGGTTACTATTTACAATACGATAACTGGCAAATATTGCCCTTGAGGGAATAATTCAGGAAAGTTTTGACATCTTAAAACTGCAGGCACAAATGGTACCACTACATAGGCTACAAGTACTCGACTACAGGGGTACAGAACGACATAGGACAGCTGGTGTTTAAGTTGGACTTTTGGGTCCAAGATTTTCCAACAAATCATTTGGAGCGACCAACGAATTTATTCCGTCTCATTATTTAACGTTCACTTGCATGGCCAAAGCCTGCCCAAAGATTTGTAGGTCTTAATAGTTGGTAATCCGTGTCACATGGATGGCACGTGTGCGTGAAGTCAGCCCGAATAACCTTCAACCTTCACTGCAACTAACAAACTTCTCAACCAATCACTTCACTCGTCACATAAGCAGAGCTACCACATCGCTTACTCCAATTATCTTCACTTCAAataactttgcaaaaaaatagccAAGGCTGTTGACCAAAATTGATATTCAGTCGGGCAGATAAGCTGGGTTATTTTTGTGTATTTCCCTGTGACCCTAGGGCTGTCTAATCGAATTTCTCAGCACGAATACTTCAAAAATAGCACAGACCATTGTGGTCTTTTGTAGAAATTATTGGTATGTCTTTGAAGATTCAAACTATCATAAGGTGAAAAGAGTAACATTACTTTGCGCAACTGAATTATTTCTgaattctttttcatttgatttGGTAACCTCGTTTAAACTCTATTAATTGCTTTCCAGAAGAAGCGAGCTAACTATGTGAAGTGCCGATAAAGTTAAGTGTACTTTATTAGAAGCACGTCCCGAGGTAGCATACACCGGAGAATACAAAGAGCACTCACTCAAAACGTGCGCTAATAAATTACCGTCTTCTTATTGACCCGAAAATAAAAGCGTGATAATAGCCATCAATAACTAGTGGGTCAATCAGGTGTGTAAACAATTTGTCGCATATTTATACTCAATCTCAATTCCTCTTGAGACCATATGAACCTTGGACGCCGGCGATACAGGGTGTTAACACGAACACTGTATACAATTGTTCACTTTTCTCCCGTTCAAGCTGTCAGGATGAGCCTTCTGTTTGCTACTGAAGATTTTTCCACTTTTGGGCAGATTTTGCTACTTTGCTTGCTGATTTGTGTGTCTCTCTCTGGAAAAGCCATTTGGGAACATTCTTTTTCAAAGCTTCCTCCCGGGCCCTGGGGTCTGCCTTTGATAGGTAAGAACTGAGATTTCTTCCTTAAATCGTCAAATTCCTGGCTTTATGCTTTAGAGAATCATCAATAATAACCAAATCGACAAAAGGACTATTCACAAGTTTTAAAGTCACTACTAGCGCTCCTTTCAAAAGTTTAAATTCCGTAACATGAAAACTAGAGGCCGAATATAGTTAACTTAACGACATCGGCACAAAGACACTGAAAGCAATTCCCGAGAAACAACTGAGAAattaacgttttgattttcATGTACTTGTAAGCTGTTAAAAAAATGTCACGTCTGTAGTTTATCTAAAATACCAAGTTTGCAGTCAGATTTGTTTCTGAGCAGGTTCTCCACAAACTCTGTGGTTTTGTTAAGCTCACACCAACGTCCCGCTCTCTGAACAAACCTTCCAAATTAAATTTATTCCTGAGTTCGATAAAATTGTAAAACATGAAAACTCTAACATTGttctgaagaaaaaattgtcggcaagaaaggGTCTTTGTTCTCAACTGATAAAACTGGATAATGAATGTATAATTAGGAGGCCAGTCCATTGCATGACACGAGCGTACAAGTAAGGTGAATATTGCGTGCTCTCAGCGAAGTACAATAGTGACGAGGCATCCTTTATTTTCagtgacagttttttttttaacagcgaGGATTGACCAAATATGCCTGACgtatgatttttattttgaagagatGGAACAGTATGCCATCATCCCATTATTACTTAGCAGGTTGTTCTCTGAGAACTGGTTCGTATATTATTTTAGAAGAAGAAATGAGCGATATATCCATTTTACAAAGAAGACCCATTGACAAAAAATAAGAGTAAAAAAATCTGTGAATTCTTTGTAAAGGTACTGAGAATGAAATTAAGACCAACAGAACTTTCCGCTTTGCTTGTGTGCAACACTGAAATGCTTTGAGCTTAAACAACTCTCAACTTCTAGTGGAAAAAGTGGGTGTAAAGTAAATGAGCAATGATCTTCCTTAAAATATGCACCCGCGCCCACTCGAATAGTTTCAATCCGCATAGCAAGTCTCATGAGTGCTTGAAAACTAAAACAATTTCCCTTACACATTTTCTCTAGTTCAACATCAACATAATAAACACGCTAGAACTATAAGATGTTCGTCCGATCGAGAAGCAAGTAATCATTTTAACTAAAGACGTATACGTGGAAATAGCCAGCCAGGCAAGGGGAAGGGCCAGTTAAAGAGACATTCAAATCTTTTACTCATAACAGCTTTACAAACTGAAAGTACCGCTGAAGTTTTATTTGGATAGTCATACTTTAAGATCCGTTCACAGGTTTGAAAGTTACATCTACCTAATAAGGTTCCGTTGGGGAGCAAAAAGATTAAGGGTACGAAGGGAATCCAAGTTAGGTAGAAGCAGCTGCTCTGGACGCCACATTCACAAAGCTAGCAAATTTgcaaacaaaagctaaaaaaaaaataagaaaattgacTTGAGCCCCTTGAGACAGATGTTTTTTACTTAGAAACAAGACGAGCTAGTTAAACTTTGTAAATATAGGAGATTAAACTCGTTAACACAAGAGTGCTTCCGCatgaacaaatttatttaaaagcaCAGGAGTCTGCAAGAGCCAAGAAAGGATTTTCATAACTGATAACTATTTTAACGCTCCAGCGGAAAAATGACCGTAACAAAAAACAACATTAGGGCACCATGCTgctgtttttttctcttatttagTCTACTCCCGTTGATGTATTCGTCTAAGAAAAAATGAGATCCCTCGCTGAGTAGTATATTAATCCATTTGCTACAGTTTTTAAAGCCTGGGATCTCGGAGTCTCAATAGGCACACTCATGCGGGGCGCACGCCCGTGCTGcgtaaaaaaattacttatttgTCTTGTAGACTCAGTTGTCGGCTGACCTTTCGAAAAACTTATTTCCGTCATCTTCGCCTCATATAGTTACTGAAAAGAAATGATCCTAAGTTGTTGCAGCCATTTATAATAAATACACCTTTGAGTTTGTCCATTTCCCGTGACATTGCTCTTTATATTAAAAGCGTCACTTCTCACCGTAATTGTCACCCACTTTTACTGAACAGCTCTTTACGAATTTATTACTGAGAGCCTTCTCGTTGTTCTCCTAAACATCATAGATGCAGTTTAAGGGTCACGAAAATGTGAGATATTCTCATACCTTCCGTCACTATGTTCGTCATGTTCCAAgccaaatattttttaggggTCCTCTGTAACGAACAAAATCGTGAAATGCGACTCAAATTCCGTGCTTCACACGACGACaatgaatggaacagtcatctagaaaGTTTATTAATAAGCCCTTCACGAATTATAGAAATTTCTACGTAAGATTTACTTTTTCGAACAGTTATTGCACCTGTGTTTTGTTCCATGATTTCTTAACACGGGAAAAGAACGCACACGACGCACCGGTCCAGCTGAGTCTGTTTAAAATATGAGGAAATCTTACCAGAGATTTAACCGCTGGGGTTGAAAAAGATTTATTTGAGTCTATACATCGCCATTTCAGCGGATTTCTGAAGGAACTGAGAGGCTACGGAATGCCGCCCACTAAGACCTGCGTAGTGTGCAAGACGGTTCAGGAGACTTgaccttcaattttccttaagAACTCTAATTGTGGCGAACACTATAGAGATTTGAAAAGCCAATAAAAAAGGAAGcttaaaagaaataaaggaTAGTGGGCActttattgacattaaaattaaattagacGCAATACTAACTTAGCGTAGCGCTTTTAAATGGTGCTTTAGAAAGTCTCTCTAATAAAGCACTATTTGCTGACTACTACGAAGTAATCCAAAGAAATCAACAGACTGTGAAGAATGACCGATTTTAAAAC encodes:
- the LOC140926073 gene encoding TNF receptor-associated factor 5-like; translation: MQRLPRRGRYISVGLQVQVGEYDSIHKWPIYPRYTFTLLDQRGEHKDRKDISAHFEPQCISRPSADRQLGKGARRFVLQEDICHGSYCKDNIVYLKFQVALKQPPSCFFRV